Proteins encoded within one genomic window of Mesobacillus subterraneus:
- the lysA gene encoding diaminopimelate decarboxylase yields the protein MEFHGTAKVNRLGHLEIGGVDTIHLAEKYGTPLYVYDVALIRERARAFKRTFETAGITAQVAYASKAFSTVAMVQLAAQENLSLDVVSGGELYTALAAGFPTERIHFHGNNKSREELVMAIENNVGCIVVDNFYELEMLKDICNEKSKVIKVLLRVTPGIEAHTHDYILTGQEDSKFGFDLQNGQADTAMKLCLDDKNIDVLGLHCHIGSQIFETTGFILAAQKIFEKLHQWKEDLSFDSKVLNLGGGFGIRYTEEDDPIPAAQYVEEIIAEVKKQASHYSMTMPEIWIEPGRSLVGDAGTTLYRIGSRKDVPNVRQYVAVDGGMSDNIRPALYQAKYEAVLANRVMDNPEETVSIAGKCCESGDMLIWDLPLPKSGDQDLLAVFCTGAYGYSMTNNYNRLPRPAVVFLEDSKDTLVVRRETFEDMVKLDLPFKEKVKN from the coding sequence ATGGAATTTCATGGAACTGCAAAGGTTAACCGACTAGGGCATTTGGAGATTGGCGGTGTTGATACAATCCATTTGGCTGAAAAATATGGAACCCCGCTGTATGTTTATGACGTTGCCTTGATCCGGGAACGTGCAAGAGCATTCAAAAGGACTTTCGAGACTGCTGGGATTACCGCTCAAGTAGCTTATGCTAGCAAAGCTTTTTCAACCGTTGCGATGGTGCAATTGGCTGCGCAGGAAAACCTTTCGCTTGATGTCGTTTCTGGCGGCGAGCTTTATACGGCGCTAGCTGCTGGCTTTCCCACAGAAAGAATCCATTTTCATGGCAACAATAAAAGCCGGGAAGAGCTGGTAATGGCTATTGAAAACAATGTCGGCTGTATTGTAGTCGATAACTTTTATGAACTTGAAATGCTGAAGGATATTTGCAATGAGAAGAGTAAGGTAATCAAGGTTTTATTACGAGTTACACCAGGTATTGAAGCACATACACATGATTATATATTAACAGGCCAGGAAGATTCGAAGTTTGGATTTGATTTACAGAATGGACAGGCTGATACAGCTATGAAACTTTGCCTTGATGACAAGAATATCGATGTTCTGGGACTGCATTGCCATATAGGTTCACAGATTTTTGAAACAACAGGATTCATACTTGCTGCACAGAAAATTTTTGAAAAACTGCATCAGTGGAAAGAAGATTTGTCTTTTGATTCCAAAGTCCTCAATCTCGGCGGCGGTTTTGGTATTCGCTATACAGAAGAAGATGATCCTATTCCAGCAGCACAGTACGTAGAGGAAATTATTGCTGAGGTGAAAAAGCAAGCTTCTCACTATTCGATGACTATGCCGGAAATCTGGATCGAGCCAGGACGTTCCCTTGTTGGAGATGCCGGCACGACCCTTTACCGTATCGGTTCTCGAAAGGATGTTCCGAATGTCCGCCAGTACGTAGCTGTCGACGGGGGAATGAGTGATAATATTCGCCCGGCATTGTACCAGGCTAAATACGAAGCAGTTCTTGCAAACAGGGTAATGGACAATCCTGAAGAAACCGTATCGATTGCCGGTAAGTGTTGTGAATCGGGAGATATGCTAATTTGGGACCTTCCGTTGCCAAAGTCTGGTGACCAGGATCTTTTGGCTGTTTTTTGTACAGGTGCCTACGGCTATTCAATGACCAATAACTATAATCGCCTTCCAAGGCCTGCGGTCGTTTTCCTGGAGGATTCCAAAGATACGCTAGTGGTCCGTCGTGAAACATTTGAAGACATGGTGAAATTGGATCTTCCTTTTAAAGAAAAGGTGAAAAATTAA
- a CDS encoding GNAT family N-acetyltransferase, which yields MLIRYKKAFEKIAMGLLSFMPNEKDLKKLQQTMRNYETDDSWQLFLWKEGEDIIGLLGVNFTEDKIMQLLHISVNPSHRHQGIGKRMVNSLQEMFPEWKAVANAETASFFEKCNSVEGSGC from the coding sequence ATGTTAATTCGATATAAAAAGGCATTTGAAAAGATTGCGATGGGGTTGCTATCTTTCATGCCAAATGAGAAGGATCTGAAAAAACTTCAGCAGACAATGAGGAATTATGAAACAGATGATTCCTGGCAGCTGTTTTTATGGAAGGAAGGTGAAGATATCATCGGGCTATTGGGTGTTAACTTCACTGAAGATAAAATCATGCAGCTTCTTCACATCTCAGTGAACCCTTCACATCGCCATCAAGGGATTGGAAAGCGTATGGTCAATTCCCTGCAGGAGATGTTTCCTGAATGGAAAGCAGTTGCGAATGCTGAGACGGCTTCCTTTTTCGAAAAGTGCAATAGCGTAGAAGGCAGTGGATGTTAA
- a CDS encoding DUF309 domain-containing protein has translation MTKYPSSYIQFLSHFHGDRDYFECHEILEEYWKATDSGNKKSIWVALILLAVSTYHHRRNNFPGAIRTLTKAEEIFADTKESTAELGIDPELLTETLSKRRHTLLNNAPYTSFNLPLCDTELKRLCYDECRNNGFTWGTSSNLQNPDLIHRHSTRDRSDVISDRRMALEERKSRKK, from the coding sequence ATGACAAAATATCCATCATCCTATATACAATTCCTTTCTCATTTCCACGGAGACAGGGATTATTTTGAATGCCATGAGATCTTGGAAGAATATTGGAAAGCAACAGATTCTGGCAATAAAAAATCGATTTGGGTAGCACTAATCCTTTTGGCTGTGTCAACTTACCACCATCGCCGCAATAATTTTCCTGGAGCAATTAGGACTTTAACGAAAGCAGAGGAAATTTTTGCAGATACAAAAGAATCAACAGCAGAATTGGGAATCGACCCTGAGCTTTTGACAGAAACACTGTCTAAAAGAAGGCACACCCTGCTCAACAACGCTCCTTACACCAGCTTTAACCTGCCCTTATGCGACACCGAGCTTAAAAGACTTTGCTATGATGAGTGCAGAAATAATGGTTTTACATGGGGAACAAGCAGTAATCTGCAAAATCCAGACTTAATCCATCGGCACTCCACAAGAGATCGAAGCGATGTCATTTCAGATCGGCGGATGGCCCTTGAGGAAAGGAAAAGCAGAAAAAAATAA
- a CDS encoding YjcZ family sporulation protein, whose translation MSDKKGYGYGAGFALIVVLFILLIIVGAAWL comes from the coding sequence ATGTCAGATAAAAAAGGTTATGGATACGGAGCTGGATTTGCTTTAATCGTCGTGCTTTTCATTTTGCTCATCATCGTTGGTGCAGCCTGGTTATAA
- the scpB gene encoding SMC-Scp complex subunit ScpB → MGIVKWKGILESLLFAAGDEGLSLKQITSVLEVDEIQANEIVSELQRDYERDENRGITIVQLAGTYQLATKKEHADYLKKLVESPGTAHLSQAALETLAIVAYKQPITRAEIEEIRGVKTERPLHTLSSRALIKEVGRAEGTGRAILYGTTKEFLDYFGLKHISELPPLPDHIEDDELQDDADLFFEKFQETMETDQ, encoded by the coding sequence GTGGGAATAGTGAAGTGGAAAGGGATATTAGAGAGCCTTCTTTTTGCAGCTGGTGATGAAGGGTTGAGCCTGAAGCAGATTACCTCTGTTCTGGAAGTTGATGAAATCCAGGCAAACGAAATTGTATCTGAACTTCAGAGGGATTATGAAAGGGATGAAAACCGCGGTATAACAATCGTCCAACTGGCAGGAACCTACCAGCTCGCTACTAAAAAAGAGCATGCTGATTATTTAAAGAAGCTTGTCGAATCACCAGGGACGGCACATCTGTCGCAAGCAGCACTTGAGACGTTGGCGATTGTAGCTTACAAGCAGCCAATCACAAGAGCAGAGATCGAAGAAATACGCGGAGTGAAAACGGAAAGGCCGCTTCATACTTTGTCTTCAAGGGCATTGATTAAAGAGGTTGGAAGAGCAGAAGGAACGGGACGGGCCATTTTATATGGAACGACAAAAGAATTCCTTGACTATTTTGGCTTGAAACATATTAGCGAACTGCCTCCTCTGCCGGATCATATTGAGGATGACGAATTGCAGGATGACGCGGATCTATTCTTCGAGAAATTCCAGGAAACAATGGAAACAGATCAATAG
- a CDS encoding DUF3907 family protein, translating into MGNTIVKTQIEEVKEFLADTVVKLENYLNVTTLEVLKQEQQADEEYYKTILSSLRKLAVYCEEGLDACKVILHAEVFSKPAAEKTLYRIYYQCIEEFFSPKSDAWYEDSRAAYTGKNAIKFRQPVSAGVHHLMVSLENGFQRSREELEYYETDYRTKMLQSR; encoded by the coding sequence TTGGGGAATACGATAGTTAAAACACAAATTGAGGAAGTAAAAGAATTCTTGGCAGATACTGTAGTTAAGCTTGAGAACTACCTGAATGTCACAACTCTTGAAGTTCTAAAACAAGAGCAGCAGGCAGACGAAGAATACTATAAAACGATTCTTTCAAGCCTTCGCAAGCTGGCTGTTTACTGTGAGGAAGGATTAGATGCCTGCAAGGTGATCCTTCATGCAGAGGTTTTTTCAAAACCTGCAGCTGAAAAAACATTATATCGAATATACTATCAATGCATTGAAGAATTCTTCTCACCTAAAAGTGATGCCTGGTATGAAGACAGCAGGGCTGCTTATACAGGGAAAAATGCCATCAAATTCAGACAACCAGTGTCAGCTGGAGTACACCATTTGATGGTCAGCCTCGAAAACGGTTTTCAAAGAAGCCGGGAAGAACTGGAATACTATGAAACAGATTACCGTACAAAAATGCTCCAATCAAGATAA
- a CDS encoding D-alanyl-D-alanine carboxypeptidase family protein, with protein MKRNWMKLLLITTLLIYCIPQTVQASVSVSARSAVLIEQESGRVLFEKDAHRVSRIASITKIMTAILAIESGMLDEKVKVSETAVRAEGSSIYLKPGEKIRLEDLVYGLMLRSGNDAAVAIAEHVGGSLDGFAYLMNEKAQQIGMENTHFANPHGLDDHEDHVSTAYDMTILTRYAMKNEIYKEISGTKIHRAPNPTETWDRVWKNKNRLLTEKYKFSTGGKTGYTKRAKRTLVSTAKKDDFELIAVTLNAPDDWNDHIQMFETGFSNYDVAEILSKGKVTGIKDSHYKNKVYLDHSFVYPLTSEEEDKVKVEYRLKKAEKNEEDMRNSIAGRANVYLDDKQIASLPVYFKVETKEKKSFFDLFKNIFTSIAGIKNHG; from the coding sequence ATGAAAAGGAATTGGATGAAATTATTGTTAATTACCACTCTGTTGATATACTGCATTCCTCAAACAGTGCAGGCTTCTGTGTCGGTAAGTGCCAGAAGCGCAGTTTTGATAGAACAGGAATCTGGCAGGGTGTTATTTGAAAAAGATGCTCACAGAGTAAGTAGAATCGCCAGTATTACTAAAATCATGACGGCCATCCTTGCGATAGAATCGGGCATGCTGGATGAAAAGGTCAAGGTAAGCGAGACTGCTGTCCGTGCTGAAGGATCATCGATTTACTTGAAGCCCGGAGAAAAGATCAGGCTCGAGGATCTTGTGTATGGTTTGATGCTGAGGTCCGGCAATGATGCGGCTGTTGCAATTGCGGAACACGTAGGCGGCAGTCTGGATGGATTTGCATACCTAATGAACGAAAAAGCGCAGCAAATCGGCATGGAAAATACTCATTTTGCAAATCCACACGGGTTGGATGACCACGAAGACCACGTGTCCACAGCGTATGATATGACCATTCTGACACGCTATGCAATGAAAAATGAGATTTACAAGGAAATTTCCGGTACAAAAATACACCGGGCTCCTAATCCAACAGAAACATGGGACAGGGTATGGAAAAATAAAAACAGGCTGCTGACAGAGAAATATAAGTTTAGTACTGGCGGAAAAACCGGGTATACAAAGCGGGCGAAAAGAACTTTAGTCTCCACAGCAAAAAAGGACGATTTTGAGTTGATCGCAGTGACACTTAATGCACCTGATGATTGGAATGACCACATCCAGATGTTTGAAACAGGATTTTCAAATTACGATGTCGCAGAGATTCTTTCAAAAGGTAAAGTGACAGGGATAAAGGATTCGCATTATAAGAATAAAGTTTACCTGGATCATTCCTTTGTTTACCCGCTAACTTCAGAGGAAGAAGACAAGGTCAAAGTAGAATATCGATTGAAAAAGGCTGAAAAAAATGAAGAGGATATGCGAAATTCGATTGCAGGTCGGGCAAATGTCTACCTGGATGATAAGCAGATTGCAAGTCTGCCTGTCTATTTCAAGGTGGAGACAAAAGAAAAAAAGTCCTTCTTCGATCTTTTTAAGAATATCTTCACATCAATAGCAGGAATCAAGAATCATGGTTAA
- a CDS encoding nucleoside recognition domain-containing protein gives MVNYIWVVMILIGLGFAMVNGTMAEVNEAVFTGAKEAITLSIGLISILVFWLGMMRIAEDSGLLSKLSTLFKPVISKLFPEVPSNHPAMGYILSNMIANMFGLGNAATPLGIKAMEELKELNDGKNEASRSMITFLAINTASITLIPTTVIAIRMNYDSANPTDIVGPTLVATAVSAVAAILIDRFFYYRRSKKG, from the coding sequence ATGGTTAATTATATATGGGTGGTTATGATCTTAATCGGACTTGGCTTTGCAATGGTGAATGGCACAATGGCTGAGGTGAACGAAGCGGTTTTTACTGGTGCAAAGGAAGCCATTACCCTTAGTATCGGCTTGATTAGCATCCTTGTATTCTGGCTTGGAATGATGAGGATCGCGGAGGATTCAGGTCTATTGTCAAAGCTCTCCACTTTATTTAAACCGGTGATTTCAAAGTTATTCCCTGAAGTACCTTCCAATCATCCTGCGATGGGCTATATCCTGTCGAACATGATTGCCAACATGTTCGGACTTGGGAACGCCGCTACACCTCTTGGGATCAAAGCAATGGAAGAACTGAAAGAGCTGAATGATGGGAAGAATGAAGCAAGCCGATCGATGATCACTTTCCTTGCAATCAATACAGCGAGCATCACCCTCATTCCGACGACGGTTATCGCGATCAGGATGAATTATGACTCAGCCAATCCAACGGATATCGTTGGACCTACTCTTGTGGCGACCGCTGTCTCTGCAGTTGCAGCGATATTAATTGACCGTTTCTTTTATTACAGAAGAAGCAAAAAGGGGTAA
- a CDS encoding spore maturation protein translates to MEIVSAISLWFIPVMIAFILIYGTYKKVPTYESFVEGGKEGIKMAVSIMPFLVGMMVAIAVFRASGALDVMVNWLRPGLEMVGIPAEIVPLALIRPISGTAALGITSDLIGVHGPDSFIGTLAATLQGSTDTTFYVLTVYFGAVGIKKMGDALKVGFLADAVAIITAIIVVAFMF, encoded by the coding sequence ATGGAAATTGTATCTGCCATATCACTATGGTTCATCCCTGTCATGATTGCCTTTATCCTGATTTATGGAACCTATAAAAAAGTCCCCACCTATGAAAGTTTTGTAGAAGGCGGTAAGGAAGGTATCAAAATGGCCGTTTCCATCATGCCATTTCTTGTAGGGATGATGGTGGCCATTGCTGTTTTTCGAGCGTCAGGCGCACTTGATGTAATGGTCAATTGGCTCCGGCCTGGTCTTGAGATGGTAGGGATCCCTGCTGAAATCGTCCCCCTTGCGCTGATTCGGCCAATTTCAGGGACAGCAGCGCTCGGAATTACGAGCGACCTAATAGGGGTACATGGTCCGGACTCTTTTATAGGAACACTCGCTGCCACACTCCAAGGAAGCACCGATACGACATTCTATGTCCTAACTGTATATTTCGGCGCTGTCGGCATAAAAAAAATGGGAGACGCACTCAAAGTCGGCTTTCTAGCAGATGCAGTAGCGATCATTACTGCAATAATTGTAGTTGCTTTTATGTTTTAA
- the rluB gene encoding 23S rRNA pseudouridine(2605) synthase RluB, which produces MERLQKVIAHAGIASRRKAEEMILEGRVRVNGSVIKELGRKVTPSDRVEVDGVQIEGEEPVYFLFYKPRGVISSVHDDKGRKVVTDFFQTIEQRIYPVGRLDYDTSGLLLLTNDGEFANLLMHPSNEIDKMYVAKVKGIPSKEKLTSLARGVMLEDGKTAPARIKLLSVDKKKDTAIVEITIHEGRNRQVRRMFDAIGHPVLKLKREKYGFLTLNGLRTGEIRELTHHEVKQLRVLAMKKS; this is translated from the coding sequence ATGGAAAGACTGCAAAAAGTTATTGCTCATGCAGGAATAGCATCGAGAAGAAAAGCTGAGGAAATGATCCTCGAAGGAAGAGTCAGGGTTAATGGAAGTGTTATCAAGGAACTTGGCAGGAAGGTGACCCCATCTGACAGAGTTGAAGTTGATGGAGTCCAGATTGAAGGGGAAGAACCAGTATATTTCTTGTTCTATAAACCCCGCGGTGTTATTTCAAGTGTACATGATGATAAAGGCCGGAAGGTTGTTACCGACTTTTTTCAAACGATCGAACAAAGGATCTATCCCGTTGGGCGGCTAGATTATGATACATCAGGGCTGCTATTGCTTACGAACGATGGAGAATTTGCAAACTTGCTCATGCATCCAAGCAATGAGATTGATAAGATGTATGTGGCAAAGGTAAAAGGAATTCCTTCAAAGGAAAAGCTGACTAGCCTGGCTCGAGGCGTCATGCTTGAAGATGGAAAAACTGCACCGGCTAGAATAAAATTGCTAAGTGTTGATAAAAAGAAGGATACAGCAATTGTCGAAATCACGATTCATGAGGGCCGAAATAGACAGGTCAGAAGAATGTTCGATGCCATCGGGCATCCTGTATTGAAATTAAAAAGGGAAAAATACGGTTTCCTGACGCTGAATGGCTTAAGGACTGGGGAAATCAGAGAGCTTACACATCACGAAGTCAAGCAGCTTCGTGTATTGGCTATGAAAAAATCTTAA
- the resA gene encoding thiol-disulfide oxidoreductase ResA gives MKQKRLITRTIILAVMVLAVGYTLYANMNKDKNQKIVIGKPAPDFVLVDMEGNKHRLSEYKGQGVFLNFWATWCKPCEREMPYIEKQYQQFKDQGVQVLAIDSGESKLAVNRFIERKGMTFPVMIDEGPVQAAYGINPLPITFLIDKEGIVVRSHTGELDEKTVRDFMEQIKP, from the coding sequence ATGAAGCAGAAGCGTCTAATCACTCGAACTATTATTCTCGCGGTTATGGTTTTGGCTGTTGGCTATACTTTATACGCTAACATGAATAAGGATAAAAACCAGAAGATTGTGATTGGAAAACCTGCTCCTGATTTTGTCCTTGTAGATATGGAAGGCAATAAGCACAGGCTTTCCGAATATAAGGGACAAGGAGTTTTTCTTAATTTTTGGGCAACATGGTGCAAGCCATGTGAGAGAGAAATGCCTTATATTGAAAAGCAGTATCAGCAGTTTAAGGACCAGGGTGTTCAAGTCCTGGCAATTGACTCAGGTGAATCGAAACTTGCCGTTAATAGGTTTATTGAACGGAAAGGTATGACATTTCCAGTGATGATCGACGAGGGACCAGTTCAGGCAGCATATGGGATCAACCCCTTGCCAATAACCTTTTTGATTGATAAAGAAGGAATTGTCGTAAGGAGTCATACTGGTGAATTAGATGAAAAAACAGTCCGTGATTTCATGGAGCAGATAAAACCTTAA
- the resB gene encoding cytochrome c biogenesis protein ResB — MNEVKCECGYVNPQGTILCESCGRMLEEKEKEKQLVDMRYEGSARRSQTYNKTIIDKIWNFFSSVKVGVWLIVILLIASSLGTIFPQEMYIPPVMPAWEYYEEQYGWLGKLYYDLGFHNLYSSWWYLLLIAALGISLVIASIDRVVPLYRSLKNQRVSRHESFLKRQRMFSTSDAVLTDEAVGKIKENLTKKRYKLREENDDILAEKNRFSRWGPYVNHLGLIIFLIGGMLRFVPGMYIDEILWLREGETKAIPGTEGRYYLENNQFIFEVYDKEKDEEVFQDAINKAGTVVKNYQTNATLYQRQGVIVPGEKPELEKIRDQAIQVNKPLKIDGFALYQVDYKLDEMNKMAFKLENKKTNEQFGDVVVDLYGTEMEYELGKGYKVEVMSYFPDFEFNEDGEPATKSRIPNNPAFIFKMFSPEKPEGEVSFVAIRQNLEPLGENDYKMTFNGIETKNVTALTVRKDHTLWIIALGGLIFMIGVIQGAYWNHRRIWLRRINNQVWTAAHTNKNWHGLKRELEDVFSDSGIAAPEDQVSEEKKE, encoded by the coding sequence ATGAACGAAGTAAAATGCGAGTGCGGCTATGTAAATCCGCAGGGAACAATCCTATGTGAATCTTGCGGAAGAATGCTGGAGGAAAAGGAGAAAGAAAAACAGCTAGTCGATATGCGTTATGAAGGAAGCGCACGCCGTTCCCAAACATATAACAAGACAATCATCGATAAAATCTGGAATTTCTTTTCGTCGGTTAAAGTAGGAGTGTGGCTGATCGTCATTCTCTTGATTGCATCCTCTTTAGGAACGATCTTTCCACAGGAAATGTACATTCCGCCAGTCATGCCCGCATGGGAATACTATGAAGAGCAATACGGTTGGTTAGGAAAGCTTTATTATGACCTTGGTTTCCATAACCTGTACAGTTCATGGTGGTATTTGTTATTAATCGCTGCGCTTGGTATATCACTTGTTATTGCCAGTATTGACAGGGTGGTTCCATTATACAGATCACTTAAAAACCAGCGAGTATCGAGGCATGAAAGCTTTTTGAAGCGCCAGAGAATGTTCAGCACTTCAGATGCTGTACTAACTGATGAAGCAGTAGGGAAAATCAAAGAAAACCTTACCAAAAAACGGTATAAGCTGCGTGAGGAAAATGATGACATTCTTGCGGAGAAAAATCGCTTTTCACGATGGGGCCCATATGTAAACCATCTGGGACTAATCATTTTTCTGATTGGCGGCATGCTGAGGTTCGTACCTGGGATGTATATCGATGAAATCCTCTGGCTAAGGGAAGGCGAGACAAAAGCCATTCCTGGGACTGAAGGCCGCTATTATCTTGAAAACAATCAATTTATCTTTGAAGTATATGACAAGGAAAAAGATGAGGAAGTTTTCCAGGATGCGATTAACAAGGCAGGGACGGTTGTTAAAAACTATCAAACCAATGCCACGTTATATCAAAGGCAGGGAGTAATTGTCCCTGGTGAAAAACCTGAACTTGAAAAAATCCGTGACCAGGCAATTCAGGTCAATAAGCCGCTGAAGATAGATGGCTTTGCTTTATACCAGGTTGATTATAAGCTTGATGAAATGAACAAAATGGCGTTCAAACTGGAGAATAAAAAAACGAATGAACAATTTGGTGATGTAGTTGTAGATTTATATGGCACTGAAATGGAGTACGAATTAGGGAAAGGCTACAAAGTCGAAGTGATGAGCTATTTCCCCGATTTTGAGTTCAATGAAGATGGGGAACCTGCTACAAAGTCGCGAATCCCGAATAATCCTGCGTTCATCTTCAAGATGTTCAGCCCGGAAAAGCCTGAAGGGGAAGTCAGTTTCGTAGCCATCAGGCAAAATCTCGAACCATTGGGTGAAAATGATTACAAGATGACATTCAATGGGATCGAAACGAAGAATGTTACCGCTCTGACTGTCAGAAAAGACCATACTCTTTGGATCATCGCGCTTGGAGGATTAATATTCATGATCGGTGTAATCCAGGGGGCGTATTGGAATCATCGACGTATATGGTTGAGAAGAATAAATAACCAGGTGTGGACAGCCGCTCATACAAACAAAAACTGGCACGGCTTAAAAAGGGAGCTTGAAGATGTCTTTTCAGATTCAGGAATAGCTGCTCCAGAAGACCAGGTGTCAGAAGAAAAGAAGGAGTAA